GTAGACTGATCGCCGAGGACAGCGCCGCCATGAGGACGACGCCAAAGAAGACCACGCCGAGCAGGTTCCCGAGCGGGAGCTGCGCGAACGCCGAGGCGACGGCGACGAACAGCGCATCGGTCGTCGTCTGCGTCGGGTCGGCCCCGATCGCGAACATGATGGGGAAGACCACGAGGCCGGCGAGGACGCCGATCAGCGTGTTCGAGACGACGATCACTCCGCCATCGACCGCGAGGCTGTCGTCCTCGCCGACGTACGACGAGTAGGTGATCATGATCGCCATCCCCAGCGAGAGCGTGAAGAACGCCTGGCTGACCGCGTAGGGGATCACGCTCGGCGCGTTCGTCAGCAGGTCGCCGAAGTTCGGTGAGAGGAAGTACGCGTATCCGTCGGCCGCACCGCCCAGCGTGAACGCCCAGGCGGCGAGGCCGATCATCAGCACGACGATGGAGGGGACCATCACCTTCGTCGCCCGCTCGATGCCGTCAGCGACGCCCAGCGCGACGATGCCAACGACCAGTCCGATGAAGACGGCCTGTCCGATGACCGCTTCGGGCCCCGAGGCGATGGTCCCGAAGAACTCGCCGGGGGCATCGAAGTACGCACCCGTCGCGCTGCCGATCATGTACCTGAGGACCCAGCCGCCGACGACGTCGTAGTACGACAGGATCCAGAAGCCGGTAACGACGCTCAGCGCGCCGACGATCCGCCAGTTCCGGTGACCCAGTTCCTCGAACGCGTCGATCGCGTTGGACTTGGTCCGCCGGCCGATGGCGAACTCGGCCATCAGGGCCGGAAAGCCCAGCAGGAGAACCGAGAGCAGGTAGAACACGACGAACGCCGCCCCGCCGTTGGCCGCCGTCTTGAACGGGAACTGCCAGATGTTCCCCAGACCGACGGCGCTGCCGATGGCGGCGATGAGAAAGCCGACGCGCGAGGTCCACGTTGCACGATTGCTCATCCCTACCGTCGCTTCTCGTCGACGGGGAAAATCTCTGTGAAAGACCGGTGCGGCAGCGGCGCAATCGCCCGGGAGCCGACGCGACCACTCCGAAGGAGTCTATTCCTGCAGTCTGAATGGGAATTCAATGGCCAACGAGGAGAGCGATCTCAGGGCCGTGCTGTACGTCGACGACGAGCATCGCGACGCCGCGGTATCAGAGGGTACTGAACCGTTCACGCGCCTGGAAAAGGTGCCCGTGTTCGGTCCGCGGAACGGCGAGAGCGAGATTAGCGTCGACCTCGAACCGGGTCGACGGGTCTGGCAGAGAGTAAGGACGCGGTCGTCGCTATGATGCTCGCCGACCGGGGGCAAATTCTGCACAATCAGCGCTTCGGACCGTCGTCCTCACCGGTCGGATTACGCCTCTCTCGGCATGAACCGCGGTTCGCGCCGTCGCGCTCACTGGGCGTTTCATGCCTCACCGTACACCGGCACGGCGGCCCCGCTCGTCACGGAGGTAGCGTCGGAACACAGCGCCAGGACGGTGTCGGCGATTTCGGCCGGGTCCACCCACTCGTCGTGGTCGGCGTCGGGCATCATCTCGCGGTTCATCGGCGTGTCGATGACGCTGGGCATGATCGCGTTGGCCCGCAACTCGCCCGTGTTCTCCTCGGCGATGGACTCGGTAAGCAGGCGCACGCCGGCCTTGGAGGCCCGGTAGATGCCGTCGCCCTCGCCGCCCGAAAGCGACGAGCGGGACGCGACCGAGACGATGGCGCCGTCGCCGTCGCGGACGTGCGGGACGGCGTGCTTCGAGGCGAGGAACATGGTCTTCAGATTCACGTCCATCAGGAAGTCGAACGTGTCGACGTCGGTCTCCTCGATCGGGTCGCCGCCGCGCCACGTACCGGCGACGTTGCAGAGGTAGTCGAGGTCCCCGTGCTCGTCGACCACCTCGCCGACCACGCGCTCGACGTCGTCCTCGTCTGTGAAGTCGCCCTGGTGGAAGTCGATCCGGTCTGGGTTCTCGAACTGGCAGTCCTCGCTCTCGGGCTCGACCACGTCGGCGCCGCAGACGGTCGCGCCGGCGTCGTCGAAGGCCGTCGCGACGGCGCTACCGAGGGCCCCGCCGACCCCGGTGATCAGCGCCACCTCGCCGTCGAAGTCGAATTCGGCTGACATGCGTGAGCGGTCGGCGGCGAGGGGGATAAAGCTACGGCGCGTGACCGGGGCGCGCACCCTCACCCCAGCAGCGCCCCGCGGGCGGTCTTCTCGACGAAGATCAGTACGGGCTGGCCCTTCGGCAGGGTGTAGAGGTCGCCCAGTTCCTCCTCGGCGAGGCTCTCGGGCTCGAAGTCGGGGTCCCGGAGGTTCCGCACCCCGTCGGCGAGCATCGGCTCGGAGGCGGCGAACAGGCGGCGGCGGACCGCCCGCCAGGTGGGTGCGTCGCCGATACGTATCCGGCGCTCGGCGACGATTTCGCCGCCGTCCAGCGTCTCGTTGAGCCGCTGGAGGGTCACCCCGGCCGTCTCGCGGCCGTGGACGTACTCCCAGAAGCCCATCGGCTGGCCGCGGTACTCGCGGAGGTTCCCGTGGTGGAAGCTCAGCACGCCACGCTCGGGCGCGGTCAGCGCGTCGCCGACCAGGAAGCCGAAGCCGAAGCGGACGGCCACGTCGGTCTCGGTCAGTCGCTCGACCGCCGGATCGGGGAGGGCGTTCTTCCAGCCGTCGACCGTCTCCGGTTCGCAGGCGATCCGCTCGGCGTCCTCGATCCCGGGGAGGTCGGCGACCCGGCGGCGCTCCAGCGGCTCGATCTCCCTGCTCAGGACCTCGGCGAGGCCGCCGACGACGGCCCACTCCCGGAGTTCGACGGCCCGGTGGAGGGTCTCGACGGGGGACCGCTCGCTGGTCGAGGCGTCCCTGACCTCCAGGGTGATCCGTGCCGGCGTCTCCGCGACCATCCGCTCGACGGCGTCGGCCGCCCACGCCGGGAGCGTCTCGCCCGAGGTGAGCAAGGCGACCCGCGTGACGTCGTCAGGCACGGCCAGTCACCTCCGCCGTCCGGCCGCGGACGCGATCGTTGAGCGCCGCCATGGTCAGGACCTCGACCTCGCCCGTGCTCCGCCGCGCGGCCAGTTCCGACAGGAAGCCCTCGATCACGGGCCACTGGTACTCGTTGGCGACGTCGTAGAGGTGTGACCAGAGGTGGCAGTGCCCGTCCGACTCCACGGCGGCGTCGACGGCCCGGCGGAGGTAGGTCCGCTGGAGGCGCTGGCGGAGGGCGACGGGCACCGCCGAGAAGGGGGCCGGCGGATCCCGCTGGCCCAGCGGCAGCGTCGACGCCGTCAGCGAGGGGTAGGTCGTGCAGTACGTCTCGACGACGCCGTCGACCAGCCGCGGCTCGAAGGTCGGGTGCGGACCGATCACGAGCTCCTTCAGCCGGGCCAGCCGACCGCGGTCGCTGGTGTCCCGGGACAGGCGGACGACCTCGAGGCCCGCGTCTCGCAGCGCCGCCCGCGGCGGCGGGTAGTGCCGGGGCGGCACGATAGAGACGGTCTCGTTTCCCACGTTCCGTCGGTGGAGACGCTGGCACCGGGACAGCTCCCAGTCCAGGGTCGCCGCGCTCACGTCGTCGCAGGGGACGTGCGAGTAGGTGTGCGTACAGATCTCGTGGTTCGTCGGCCGGTCCCGGATCGCGGCGACCGCGTCGGGCGCGTAGAACAGCGGGTCCGACACCGCGTCGGTCCCCGGGTCCGCGTCGAACCAGCCGCTCTCGTGGGGACCGTCGTGGTCGCCGTCGCAGGCCGATTCGAGCAGGTGTCCCACGACGTCGAAGCTGATCGGTACGTTCAGGGCGTCACAGCGGTCGAGGAGCCGTCGGAGATACGCTCGCTCCGGGACACCGTCGTCGCTGAGGTGAGCGTCGTCCGCGAGATCGTGGACTCCCCACCCGAGTTCCACCTCCATGCTGATCGTCACCGTTCCGGGCATGGGACGGCAGAGAACGCGCCCCCTCTTTGGAAGCAGGCGGTTTTCCGCCGTGAACGCGCCGTTACCGAGCGCTAAGGTGACGTTACCGGGCGCACGCAGGCGCGCCGGACCGGCAGAGCGCGGTCCAGTGCCCGCACTGGACGCCGAAAGGCTCGCTTCGCTCGCCTTTCGAGCCCAGCCTCACGCAGTTCGGCTGGACGCCGCTGGAGCACCACTCCAGCGAGCCCGCGATCACTCCGTTCGCGCGGACGCCGGAGGACGAGCGGAGTGAGTCCTCCGAGCTCAGTCTCGCTCCGCTCGACTGGACGGCAAAGCCCTTGCCAGGCCGGACCCAGGCGCTGCCATGGAGTGCATCGCGCATCGCGGCTTCGCCGACCGGTACCCGGAGAACACGCTGGGCGCCGTGCGCGCGGCGGAACGCGCAGACCTCGTCGAGGTCGACGCTCGCCGCAGCGCCGACGGCGAGGTGGTGGTCGTCCACGACGAGACGGTCGACCGGGTGACTGGAACGACGGGAGCGGTACGGGACTTCACCGCGGAGGAACTCGCCGCACTGGACGTGCTCGGCTCCGGGGAGGGAGTCCCCATGCTCGCGTCGGTCTGCGAGGCCCTTCCGGCCGACGTCGGGATCAACGTGGAACTGAAAGAGCGCGGCCTCGCCGCCGACGTCGCAGCGGTGCTGGACGGCGCCGGCCCGGACCGCGTCCTGGTGTCCTCCTTCGACGCCGGCGCGCTGCGGGAGATGCGCGAGGCCGGCGACTGGCCGCTCGCCTACGTCTTCGAGGAGGCCCCCGAGGCGGGCCTCGACCGCGCCCGCGACCTCGGCTGCGCTGCCGTCCACCCGGAGTGGCGGCTCCTCGACGAGGGGTTCGTCGCGGCCGCCCGCGAGGGCGACCTCGCGGTCAACGCCTGGACGGTCGACGACGCCGAGTCGGCCCGCCGCGCCCGCCGGGCCGGCGTCGACGGCCTGATCGCCGACAGCCCGGAGTTCTGCTGATCGCGGTCGAGGGCGACAGTCGCGGGTCAGAGCCCGGCGAGGTTCTGCCGGAGCCTGATGGTCGCGGTCATCAGCGCCGTCGCGGTCATGATGACGAAGACGACCTGGACGTGGCGGACGATGGCCCGGTCCAGCGACGCCAGCACGGCCAGGTCGGCGACGAGCACTAGCGACGCGAACAGGAGGACCGGCAGGAGGTGACGCAGGAGCGTGTCGACGACCGTCCCCTGGACGCGCGAGGCCGAGATGCCCCGCCGGGCAGTCGCCAGCCCGAGGCCGGCGAGCACGAGCGCGCTCAGGCCGCCGAGCGCGGTGACGGCGTCGCTACCGGCGGCGGCGATCCGGCCGACGAACACGGCGAGCACTGCCGCCGCGCCCAGCGGCCAGACCCAGTCCGGGACGGCGACCCCGGCGTCCCCGGGCAGCGCGTGGTGACACAGCGTCGTCGCGGCGAACGACAGCGCGAGGACGTGGGCCAGCAGGACCGCGCTCCGGTACGGCGTTCGCAGCGACGAGACGATCTCGAGGAGGCCCAGCAGCGCGAACACCGCGGCGGTCGCCCCGACGACCACCAGCGACGCCCACAGCCCGTCCCGGCCGAGGTCCGTCGCCCGGTCGTTGCGGTGCGCGTAGAAGGCGAAGCGCAGCCCCAGCACCGCCAGCAGCGTCAGGGCGATGAAGAAGATGAACGTGAGGTTCGCGTTGCCCTCGATCAGGTGGAGCCCGACCTCGACGTCGCCAACCACCTGCGCCGCTCCGCTCTCGGACGCCGGTCCGTCACCGACCATCCGCGTCACCGACGGCCCGTCACCGACCATCCGCGTCCCCCCCTGCGTCCACGGCGCGAAGGTCGGCGGCCAGGTGTTCGACGCTCTCGTAGCGGCGGAGCTTGCGCCGGGCCATCGCCTTGCTGACGACGTCGTCGATCCGGTCGGGGACGTCGGCGACGGCGCCGGGCAGCGGCGGCTCCGATTCGAGGACGCGCCGCCGGACGGTTCCGTAGTCGCCGTCGTAGGGCGATTCGCCCGTGAACAGCCGGTAGATCACCGATCCGAGACCGTAGATGTCGGTCGCGTGGTCGACCCGGCCGAAGTCTCGGTCGAAGTACTCCGGCGCGGCGTAGCGCGGATCCAGCCGCCCGGTCGGGTCGAAGTGGCGCCTGACCGCGCCCATCAGTGCGACGTTGGTCAGGAGCGGGGGCTGGCGCTCGTCCTCGTCGATGACGTTCCCGTAGTAGGCGACGTTCCCCGCGTCGACGCCGCCGTGGACGACGCCGCCCGCGTGGGCCTCGACCAGGGCGTTCGCGATCCGCTCGGCGTTCCACCGGGCCGTGGCCGGCGGGAGGCGGCCCCGGTCGGACAGCGTCACGCCCGCGTACTCGACGACCGCCCACGGCCGCGGCTCGGTCCCCCAGTCGTACAGCGTCGCGACGTCCTCGTGGTCGTCCGCGGACGCCCACCGTGTCAGCGCCGCCGCGAGGTCCTCGGCGAAGGCTTCCTGGCCCTCGTCGGGCCGGTGGAACAGCGCCAGACCGACCGGGAGCTCCTCGCCGTCCCGCACCCCCAGCGCGCGGTAGACGTCCGCGTACCGGCGCCGGCGCCGCCCGGCGAGGACGGTCAGCCGGTCGAACTCGGAGGCGTACTTGATCGCCGAGAGCTCGCTCGAGGCTGTCCAGCCGTCGCGGGCCGGCGGTCCGGCCACGGCCTCGTCCGCAGGGGTCCCGTCGCTCTCCCTGTCGTCCCCGCCATCGTCGAACGTGGCGGGGTCGGACGGCGTCCTCATCGCGCCGTCCGCTTCCGGCATCACAGCGTCGAGGTCGCCGCCTGCCCCGGGCTCCGCCCCCGGTCGGCCGTCGCGTACGGGGATCGCTGCGTCGTCGTTACCGCCTGCGAGCGCGTCCGCGACGCGCTCGTGCTGCGTCCGCGCGAGGTAGTCGGCGAGCAGTCGCAACTCGGCCGGCGCGTCCCCGTCGATGCGTCCGGCGAGCCGCCGGGTCACGTAGCGGACGGCGTCTGGGTCCGCGCGAACGACCCGACAGAGGGCCCACGCCGCGCCGATCCGGACTGCGGGATCGGGTTCTGTCAGCCGGTCCACGAGCCGCGGGAGGCTGCGCCGACCCCGGTCCGGCGACTCGACGACGGCCAGCAGGTCCGCCAGCGGATCCTCGGGCCCCGCTCGGTCCCGGTCCATTCGCTGATATGCCTAGCTGCCGTGATATTCATCCTTGCGGTGTCCGGGGTCGTATCGACCCCACCGGCCGTGCGGGACACCGGCACGCCGACTGCGAGGGCGTCAGAGCCGGTCGAGTACCGGGTCGGGGTCGGCGATTCCGACCACCGTCGTTGCCTCGCCGGCGGCCCAGTCTGGCGCCGTCAGTTCCACGGTCGCGGCGTCGACTACCCGTCCAGCGACGGCGGGCGACGCGGCGGCCTCGCGCACCGCGTCGTAGCGGACCGCGGCCTGCGGCGCGTCGAGCCAGCGGTCGTACGCGACGACCGCGTCAGGGTAGAGCCGGTACTCCAGGGGCCCGAAGCGGAGGGCGTAGACGGACGCCCGCACGACCGCGAAGGCGGCGACGACGAGGACGGCTCCGATGCCGACTGCCCCGCCGACGACGGCACCGAGGGCGACCAGCGGCGTGAGGAAGAACGGGAGCCGCCCGCCGCCGCCCGTGGCGAGGTAGCGGACGCCGGTGGCGAGCCCCTCGATGGCGATGGCGCGCCGGCGGGGCCGCAGCCGCTCTTCGGGGTCCCCGTCGGGGACGGGCACCGGCTCGGGTTCGACCGCCGTCTCGCTCGCGGCGACGTGGCCCGCCAGCAGCGGCTCCCCGTCGTGGGCGTGGTCGCGCCAGAAGCCGTAGAGGTCGTAGGCGATCTTGCCGATGACGATCAGGGCGAGGGCGGCGGCTGTCGAGACGCCCGCCCCGTCGGTCGCGAGCGACAGGAGTTGGACGGCGGCGATGAGCGCCGCGAACCCGACGAGGTGACTGAACGGCCCCGCTGCGAGTTCGCCCGGCGAACCCTCGCGGTAGCGGCCGCCGCGCACGTAGTCCCACCAGAACTCCCCGCCGCGCGCGAGGAACACGCCCAGCGCTCCAGCGAGGAGCACCTCGGCGACGGCCGGCGTGACCGTCGGATCCGTGAGTGCAAAGGCAACGAGGGAGACCCCGGCTTCGAGCGCGCCCAGGAAGAACAGCCCGGGCACCGTCGGCAGGTTGCGGACGTACAGCGGCGGCAGTCCGGGGAGGTCGACGGCGCCGCGCTTGGCCCGGAGCGGTTCGAACAGCCCAGTGTACTCGCTCTCCTCGACGACGTGCGACTGCCGCTTCCGGGCGAAGGGGACCTTCGCGCCGGTCCAGAACAGGACCGCCCACGCCTCGACGACGGACAGTCCGACCAGGGCGGCGGGCGACCAGTCGAGCGCGGCGGCGCCGACCAGCGGGACGGCGTTGGAGGCGATCAGGGCGGCCCGCGGAAGCGGGCGCTGGCGGAGGGCGTCGGCGTTCACGGCTCGACGTGTAGAAACGACCGGGAAGTCGGTTTCGGCTCGCGCTGTTCAGCGCGTGCGGGCCCAGAGCGTGAAGAGCAGGAGGAACCGGGCGCTAGTGGATGCCCATGGCTTCGATCTGCTCTTGATACCGGTTCCGGATGGTGACTTCGGTCACCTGGGCGACGTCGGCGACCTCGCGTTGGGTCTTCTTCTCGTTGCACAGCAGCGAGGCGGCGTAGATGGCGGCGGCGGCGTAGCCCGTCGGCGACTTCCCGGAGAGCAGGCCCTGCTCCGCCGTCACGTCGATGATCTCGTTGGCCTTGGACTGAACCTCCTCGGAGAGCTCCAGTTCCGAGGCGAACCGGGGGACGTACTGCTTGGGGTCGACCGGCTCCATCTTGAGCTTCAGTTCCTGGGCGACGTAGCGATAGGTGCGGCCGATCTCCTTCTGCTCGACCCGGGAGACGTCCGAGACCTCTTCGAGGCTGCGCGGGATGCCCTCCTGGCGGCAGGCGGCGTAGAGGCAGGAGGTCGCGACGCCCTCGATGGAGCGGCCGCGGATGAGGTCCTCGTCGAGCGCGCGGCGGTAGATGACCGAGGCGACCTCGCGTACCGACCGCGGAACCCCGAGCGCGGAGGCCATGCGGTCGATCTCGGAGAGGGCGAACTGGAGGTTGCGCTCGCCGGCGTCCTTGGTGCGGATGCGCTCCTGCCACTTGCGCAGGCGGTGCATCTGGGAGCGCTTCTTCGAGGAGATCGAACGACCGTACGCGTCCTTGTCCTTCCAGTCGATCGTCGTCGTCAGCCCCTTGTCGTGCATCGTCTGCGTCGTCGGCGCGCCGACGCGGGACTTGTTCTGCCGCTCGGAGTGGTTGAACGCGCGCCACTCGGGGCCGCGATCGATGTTCTCCTCCTCGATGACCAGGCCGCAGTCCTCGCAGACCAGTTCGCCGCTCCCGTCGGCTGTGATCTCGGCCGAGTCGCACTCCGGACAGGTGCGCTCGCCCTCGACCTCGGTCTCCTCGTCCTGCTCCCCGTCGTGCTCGCGCTGGCGCGTGGGGCGCTCCATGTGTTCTTTTATGGAGAACCGATTGAGTTTTATAAAACTTTGGTTGCCAGTCGCTAACGTGGTGCTTCCTGATACGGAATCGGTGCCTTCTGGTAACTTATATCTTCGTTACAACAGTTCAACACGTCGAACGCGGGGGCTGTCAGCGATCGGAATCGGTGGAGCGGTGCCCGCGCGACGGTAAAGGCTTTCACAGGCGAACCCGGGGTAGGTCCCATGGACGTCGCCGTACTCGGCGCGACTGGGACGGGGCAGGCGATCGTCGGCTACTGCGCCGACGCGGGCCACGCGGTGCGACTGTACGACGACGATGCGAGCGCCGTCATGGACGCGATCGACGACGTCGAGCGTGAGTACGGGATCGACGCGACGGAGAGCGTCGACGGGACGACGGGGCTCGGAGGCGCGGTCGGCGACGCGGACCTCGTCGTCGACGCCGGCGACGACGCCGAGCGCGACCGGCGCGAGC
This genomic interval from Halomicrobium urmianum contains the following:
- a CDS encoding sodium-dependent transporter, which translates into the protein MSNRATWTSRVGFLIAAIGSAVGLGNIWQFPFKTAANGGAAFVVFYLLSVLLLGFPALMAEFAIGRRTKSNAIDAFEELGHRNWRIVGALSVVTGFWILSYYDVVGGWVLRYMIGSATGAYFDAPGEFFGTIASGPEAVIGQAVFIGLVVGIVALGVADGIERATKVMVPSIVVLMIGLAAWAFTLGGAADGYAYFLSPNFGDLLTNAPSVIPYAVSQAFFTLSLGMAIMITYSSYVGEDDSLAVDGGVIVVSNTLIGVLAGLVVFPIMFAIGADPTQTTTDALFVAVASAFAQLPLGNLLGVVFFGVVLMAALSSAISLLEVLIAYAADNYDVARTRLAVAAGVLLFLLGLPSAWDTGDPGGISIWFGWFDAVAYNLFLPLSVLFVVIFVSWVIGREAVDELRQGATGTEWFGPVWLWTTRIVVLVGILVTLAFGVNELFLVDGAIFFAPF
- a CDS encoding SDR family oxidoreductase is translated as MSAEFDFDGEVALITGVGGALGSAVATAFDDAGATVCGADVVEPESEDCQFENPDRIDFHQGDFTDEDDVERVVGEVVDEHGDLDYLCNVAGTWRGGDPIEETDVDTFDFLMDVNLKTMFLASKHAVPHVRDGDGAIVSVASRSSLSGGEGDGIYRASKAGVRLLTESIAEENTGELRANAIMPSVIDTPMNREMMPDADHDEWVDPAEIADTVLALCSDATSVTSGAAVPVYGEA
- a CDS encoding formyltransferase family protein codes for the protein MPDDVTRVALLTSGETLPAWAADAVERMVAETPARITLEVRDASTSERSPVETLHRAVELREWAVVGGLAEVLSREIEPLERRRVADLPGIEDAERIACEPETVDGWKNALPDPAVERLTETDVAVRFGFGFLVGDALTAPERGVLSFHHGNLREYRGQPMGFWEYVHGRETAGVTLQRLNETLDGGEIVAERRIRIGDAPTWRAVRRRLFAASEPMLADGVRNLRDPDFEPESLAEEELGDLYTLPKGQPVLIFVEKTARGALLG
- a CDS encoding polysaccharide deacetylase family protein translates to MPGTVTISMEVELGWGVHDLADDAHLSDDGVPERAYLRRLLDRCDALNVPISFDVVGHLLESACDGDHDGPHESGWFDADPGTDAVSDPLFYAPDAVAAIRDRPTNHEICTHTYSHVPCDDVSAATLDWELSRCQRLHRRNVGNETVSIVPPRHYPPPRAALRDAGLEVVRLSRDTSDRGRLARLKELVIGPHPTFEPRLVDGVVETYCTTYPSLTASTLPLGQRDPPAPFSAVPVALRQRLQRTYLRRAVDAAVESDGHCHLWSHLYDVANEYQWPVIEGFLSELAARRSTGEVEVLTMAALNDRVRGRTAEVTGRA
- a CDS encoding glycerophosphodiester phosphodiesterase: MECIAHRGFADRYPENTLGAVRAAERADLVEVDARRSADGEVVVVHDETVDRVTGTTGAVRDFTAEELAALDVLGSGEGVPMLASVCEALPADVGINVELKERGLAADVAAVLDGAGPDRVLVSSFDAGALREMREAGDWPLAYVFEEAPEAGLDRARDLGCAAVHPEWRLLDEGFVAAAREGDLAVNAWTVDDAESARRARRAGVDGLIADSPEFC
- a CDS encoding DUF6498-containing protein, which translates into the protein MNADALRQRPLPRAALIASNAVPLVGAAALDWSPAALVGLSVVEAWAVLFWTGAKVPFARKRQSHVVEESEYTGLFEPLRAKRGAVDLPGLPPLYVRNLPTVPGLFFLGALEAGVSLVAFALTDPTVTPAVAEVLLAGALGVFLARGGEFWWDYVRGGRYREGSPGELAAGPFSHLVGFAALIAAVQLLSLATDGAGVSTAAALALIVIGKIAYDLYGFWRDHAHDGEPLLAGHVAASETAVEPEPVPVPDGDPEERLRPRRRAIAIEGLATGVRYLATGGGGRLPFFLTPLVALGAVVGGAVGIGAVLVVAAFAVVRASVYALRFGPLEYRLYPDAVVAYDRWLDAPQAAVRYDAVREAAASPAVAGRVVDAATVELTAPDWAAGEATTVVGIADPDPVLDRL
- a CDS encoding transcription initiation factor IIB; its protein translation is MERPTRQREHDGEQDEETEVEGERTCPECDSAEITADGSGELVCEDCGLVIEEENIDRGPEWRAFNHSERQNKSRVGAPTTQTMHDKGLTTTIDWKDKDAYGRSISSKKRSQMHRLRKWQERIRTKDAGERNLQFALSEIDRMASALGVPRSVREVASVIYRRALDEDLIRGRSIEGVATSCLYAACRQEGIPRSLEEVSDVSRVEQKEIGRTYRYVAQELKLKMEPVDPKQYVPRFASELELSEEVQSKANEIIDVTAEQGLLSGKSPTGYAAAAIYAASLLCNEKKTQREVADVAQVTEVTIRNRYQEQIEAMGIH